The segment CGTTCACAGAGGGCCAGACCGAGCCGCGCCGAATTTGAGAAAGCCTCGTCGCCTACGGCTCCTCGTCTTTCTCAAATTCGCACATATAACCTTCGTCATATTTTTTCGAGTGAAGTGTCACACATCATTGACGACTCTACATTTTTAAGAAAACTCCTTTAAAATGTACACTTGTTTTGTTTATATATATAGGATATAATGTATTATCATAATTATATTGGGAAGCAGGGCATATGTCAATCGCACTGTGATGCAGCGCATCATGCCTTTTACATAATGAGGAGGACCTTTTATGAACAATATCGTAAAAATTTTCGATTCCACCTTAAGGGACGGAGCGCAGGCAGCAGGCATTTCGTTTTCTTTGGAGGACAAGCTCAACGTGGTAAAAACGCTCGACGAGCTCGGCGTATCATATATAGAAGCGGGCAATCCGGGATCTAACCCGAAGGATATGGAATTTTTCAATCTTGTAAAAAAGCTTGATTTGAAGCATTCGCGCATAGCGGCGTTCTGCTCTACAAGAAGAAAGGATTCCACCCCCGAGAACGACGATTCGCTCAAAAGCGCGCTTTCGTCGGGCGCGCCCGTGCTCGTAGTCGTAGGCAAGGCGTCGGCTTTCCAGGTCGAAAATGTGCTTGAAGTATCGCTTGAAGAAAATCTTTCGATGATACGCGAAACGATGAGCTATCTTAAAGCGCAGGGACGCGAGGTCATATTCGACGCGGAACACTTTTTTGACGGTTACCGCGACAATGCCGAATATGCGCTGACGGCTATTAAAGCCGCTCAGGAAGGCGGAGCAGATACGATAGTGCTCTGTGAAACGAACGGCGGAATACTGCCCGACGAGGTCATGTGTATCGTGGGCGAGGCGAGAAAGGCCGTGACGATACCGCTCGGCATTCACTGCCACAACGATGCGGGCTGCGCCGTGGCGAATTCGCTTGCGGCGGTGCGCGCGGGAGCAACTCATGTTCAGGGTACATATCTCGGCTTCGGCGAGCGGTGCGGCAACGCGAATCTTTCGACGATAATACCCAATCTACAGCTTAAAATGGGCAAAAGCTGCATACCTGACGAGAATATAGAAAAACTCACGTCGGCGGCGTCCGACATTGCAGATATAGCAAACATCACGATAGAAAGCGGTATGCCGTATGTGGGCGCGAGCGCGTTTGCCCATAAGGGCGGCATGCATGCGAGCGGAGTCGTAAAGGCGTCGAGCTCGTTTGAGCATATAGATCCGGCAAGGGTGGGCAATTTCAGAAGGTTCTTAGCCTCCGAGGTGGCCGGACGCGCGACGATACTTCAAAAGATCCATCAGTTCGACAAGTCGATAACGCGCGACGATCCGTTTGTTGCCGAGACGCTTTCAAAGCTTAAGGAGCTTGAATATGAGGGCTGGCAGTTTGAATCGGCGGACGCAAGCTTTGAGCTTTTGGTGCGCCGCATAAACGGATCGTATAATCCGCATTTTGAGCTTATCCACTGCAAGGCGATAAGCGAACAGCCGCATAAGGACGACGACGGCGCGTTCGCCGCAGTTAAGGTGCGCGTTGACGGCAGGGTGGAAATGACGGCCGCAGAAGGAAACGGCCCCGTAAACGCAATAGACGCGGCGCTGAGAAAGTCGCTCGAGGTGTTTTATCCTACGCTTTCCGCCGTTCATCTTATCGACTATAAGGTAAGAGTGCTTGAAAGCGGCGAGGCTACCGGCGCAAAGGTTCGCGTTCTTATTACGACTACCGACGGTCAGCGCACGTGGACCACGGTAGGCGTGTCGGCCGATATTATAGAGGCAAGCTGGCTTGCGCTCAGAGATTCGATAGAGTACAAGCTTCTGCGCGATGAACAGAACGCATAAAATAACGAATACATGTACAAAAAAATACAATATGCAGGATAAATGCACGTGATTTTATCTGCATAATTTTAAAAGTCTTTAAAATTCGGCGAAACATCTGTTTACATAATATATGTTCAAAACCCTGTTGATAATGTTAAAAACTCGCTGTTTTAAAGACTTTTTGATTAAACAGTTATAATTCAAAGTATCAAAAAACCGCATATATACGCGGTTATGATAAAAGTTGTTATGTAAAGGCGCGCTCACAATATTTGTAAATATGATGCAAATTTTGAATGCAAAAATACAGCATATTGAGAAAGAAGCATATGTATGCAAACTATTTCAAGCATAGTGTTTGATACAAGGCGAATGGGAGCTTTAAGCCTAAATGAGGCACGCGAGCTTTTAAGCTGCGCACAAAAAAAGGGGATAACGCGCTTTGACGTATCCATGCATTTCATGGGGGGAGCCTCGGAGAGCACGTTCATAGAGGCGATAAAAGGCCTTTCGTTTAAGCCTGAGATATCGTATAAATTCGGGCGAGTGCCAAACGCATCCGATACAGAGGAGTCTTTTCTTCGTGAATTCTATGCGGCTTTGGAGCGCTTTTCGGCGGAAAGCTTTGATATGTACACCGTATACGATATAAACTCATTTGAAACTTGGAACGAATACAGAGACGCGGACGCCGTATATAAGACGGCGGTAAAGCTTAGAGGGCGCGGTCTTATAAAGCAGCTTTCGGTCGTTTCTTCACTGGAAGCGGGCGAATTGTCAAAGGTGATCTCGGCATGCCCCGAGATCGACTGTATCCATATGCCGATATCGCCGCTTACGCTGAAAAAAAGCGCCGACGTTTTAAAGCTGTGCGCCGAAAAGAATAAGCGCGTATACGCCCTGACGCCGCTTATGGGCGGCTTGTTTGAGCAGTATCCCG is part of the Clostridia bacterium genome and harbors:
- a CDS encoding aldo/keto reductase, with translation MQTISSIVFDTRRMGALSLNEARELLSCAQKKGITRFDVSMHFMGGASESTFIEAIKGLSFKPEISYKFGRVPNASDTEESFLREFYAALERFSAESFDMYTVYDINSFETWNEYRDADAVYKTAVKLRGRGLIKQLSVVSSLEAGELSKVISACPEIDCIHMPISPLTLKKSADVLKLCAEKNKRVYALTPLMGGLFEQYPELLRPINISGLSPLQASFGMIFGAGIDMICDFPDKSGLDAILSAASSVSDIPADADLGEYETFCTGCGLCRMCPIKSQAPVLMAAYNAYIVSGRTEDMVEYARRAFGEDEYLYNTRKCIGCRLCERICPQGIKISERIERLKNEAHKT
- a CDS encoding citramalate synthase, with the translated sequence MNNIVKIFDSTLRDGAQAAGISFSLEDKLNVVKTLDELGVSYIEAGNPGSNPKDMEFFNLVKKLDLKHSRIAAFCSTRRKDSTPENDDSLKSALSSGAPVLVVVGKASAFQVENVLEVSLEENLSMIRETMSYLKAQGREVIFDAEHFFDGYRDNAEYALTAIKAAQEGGADTIVLCETNGGILPDEVMCIVGEARKAVTIPLGIHCHNDAGCAVANSLAAVRAGATHVQGTYLGFGERCGNANLSTIIPNLQLKMGKSCIPDENIEKLTSAASDIADIANITIESGMPYVGASAFAHKGGMHASGVVKASSSFEHIDPARVGNFRRFLASEVAGRATILQKIHQFDKSITRDDPFVAETLSKLKELEYEGWQFESADASFELLVRRINGSYNPHFELIHCKAISEQPHKDDDGAFAAVKVRVDGRVEMTAAEGNGPVNAIDAALRKSLEVFYPTLSAVHLIDYKVRVLESGEATGAKVRVLITTTDGQRTWTTVGVSADIIEASWLALRDSIEYKLLRDEQNA